The genomic DNA AGATACGAGTTTTCCGCCACTTTGTATTCATACATGATTTCCGTCAGGCGGGAGAAATTTTCCAAGGAAAAGATGCAAGTGTTCCGGATGCTTTTTAAAGGTGCATGGTCAACGGCCATGATGACACTTCCTTTCGCCGATACCATCCGGCAATGATTTTTTTCCTATTTTAAAAGTAATGAAGATACAAGGAATGGGGTGTGATAAAAATCACTATAATTTGCGGGATCATGCCTGTAATTTCGAACATATTGTGACTTTTGTAACATCATCCCATTTTGAAAGCCGTTATAGTGAAATTAATAACTTGCTGCCGGAGGTGCGGCTTATGCCCCTGGTAAAAGGATTTGCGATGACGGATGAGTTGTTGCCGCCGAAAAACCGCGATCCAGCAATCGAGCTGCTGATCGACGACCATACCCGAATGATCAAAACTCTGGAGAACGTCAGGCGAATCGGCAAAAAGACATTCCGCAAGCTGTCCGTAGCGGGTTTAACGGCATGGAAAAAGGAAACGCAGCAATTGCGCAAAGAGCTGGAAGAACATATGGTTAAAGAGGAACAAGTGCTGTATGCGCTCCTTTCGCAGTACGTGGATGCGCGAGTGGGACCGCTTGGCGTCCTGTTATATGAACATGAGCAAATCGCGAAACAATTGAATTTATTCGAACAAAAACTGAGCTTGCTTGTTCATCTGAACGGGAAAGACACCAATTTGCTCAGGGAAGCTTACGAACTATGCCAAAATATGCATACGACGATGTGCGAACATTTTGCAAAAGAAGAAAAAAACGGCTATTTGCTTGCCCAGGGTGTTCTCACCCGGACGGATCTGTCGCACATGCTCCGCAAGTTTCGGAAAATATCGGCCCACAAGAACAAGGTTTGAAGAAAAGAAGGTGAACGGAGATGTTGGCCGGGGTTATTCTGGCGGGCGGCAAAACAATGCGCGACGGGAAATTAAAG from Bacilli bacterium includes the following:
- a CDS encoding hemerythrin domain-containing protein — protein: MPLVKGFAMTDELLPPKNRDPAIELLIDDHTRMIKTLENVRRIGKKTFRKLSVAGLTAWKKETQQLRKELEEHMVKEEQVLYALLSQYVDARVGPLGVLLYEHEQIAKQLNLFEQKLSLLVHLNGKDTNLLREAYELCQNMHTTMCEHFAKEEKNGYLLAQGVLTRTDLSHMLRKFRKISAHKNKV